The Gemmatirosa kalamazoonensis nucleotide sequence CCGCCGTCGCGCGGTGGGCGGACTACGAGAAGCGGATCGCCGCGACGACGTCGCCGTGGGACGTGCTGCCCGCGTACGTCTATCGCCTGCGCGACACCGTGGAGGTGCCCGACTCCGGCGCGCTGCATCTCGCGACGCGCGCGAGCTATCGCGCACAGGTGCTCGCCGGCCTGTCGTTAGGCGACGACTGGTACCTGCGCGCGTTCCCCGTGTGGTTCGCGCGGCGCGGCAACTACGGCGTGCTCCTGTCGCAGGCGAAGGGGCTCGCCGCCGCGTCGCGGCTGCGCGGCGACTCCGCGGGGCTCGATCTCGCGCGGCGGCAGGCGCAGTGGATCGTCGGCCGCAACCCGTTCGCGCAGAGCACGCTGTACGGCGAGGGCTACGACTGGGCGCAGCAGTACAGCGTGTCGTCGGGCGACTTCGTGGGCGCGCTGCCGGTGGGCATGCAGAGTCGCGGCGACTCCGACCTCCCGTACTGGCCGTCGCAGAACATGTACGTGTACAAGGAGGTGTGGGTGCACCCGGCGAGCCGGTGGCTGTGGCTGATGGCGGATCTGTTAGGCGGGCCGCGGTGACCGCGCTCCGCCGCTCACGCGGAGCCGCGGAGAACGCGGAGCACTGCCTTGGCAGAGCTGTCCTCTTTGATCGAACCACAGGTTCGAGGTGCTGGGCGAGTACGACTGGGGATCCAACGGCGATGAAGAGGATCTCGAGATCGTTTCAATCGCACTTGGATCCCCGGAGTACTCGCCTGGCACCTGGCCCCATCGGTGTCCTCTGCGGCCCTCTGCGTCCTCTGCGGCTCACACGAACCGCCCCGATTCTTGACACTGGACCGCACGCCGGTCAGGCTGAGTGAGCGTCGTTCAAGCGTCTCTCGACAGAGGTCACCGCATGGAGCCGATGTTCCTTCCCGAGGTGGAGGCGAACCCGAAGCCGGGGGCGTACACCGCCGCGATCGAGCAGATGAAGCAGGCGGGGATGCAGGAGTACCCGCAGATCTGGCACCTGTTCGGCTATCTGCCGAGCGCGACGCAGCATCTCGCCCGGTTCACGCAGGAGATCCTGCGCGGGCCGGCGCCGCTGTCGCCGGGGCTGCGGGAGCTGATCGCGGCGTACACGTCGCAGCGCAACCACTGTCCGTTCTGAATCGCCTCGCACGCCGCGGTCGCGGCGGAGCTGCTGGAGGACGAGGCGCTGGTGCAGGAGGTGCTCCACGACGCGCAGACGTCGCGCCTCGACGCTCGACACAAGGTGCTGTTCGCGTTCATCGACCGCGTGAACCACGACTCGCCGCGCATCACGGCGGACGACGTGGCGGCGGTGCGCGCCGCGGGCTGGACGGACGAGGCGCTGTACTTCGCCATCACCGTCTGCGCGCTGTTCAACTTCTACAACCGCTGGATCGACGCCACCGGCGTGCACGCGCTCTCCGATGAGGCGCACCGCGCCGGCGGCAAGCGCATGAAGACCGGGACGTACGCGCGGTGAGCCGGCGGTGAGCCGGGCGCCGCGCGGCGCCCCCTCACCGCCTAACGATCGTGTCCGACACCCCGGCGCTCGCGCGCCTTCCCTCGGTCGACGAGGTGCTCCGGCATCCCGCGTTCGCCGCAGCGGCCGGCGGGCTGGCCGACGCGTACCGCACGCGGCTCGTGCGGCAGACGATCCAGACGCGTCGACGCCGCCTCCTCGACGACCCGCCCGCCGACGGCGCCGACGTGCGCGCGGACGTCGTCGCCGACTGTGCGCGCGAGGCGCGGGCGCTCGCGCGGCCGTTCCCGCGGCGCGTGATCAACGCGACCGGCGTGCTGCTCCACACGAACCTCGGCCGCGCGCCGCTCGGCGAGCTGCTCGCGGGGCTCGAGGACACGCTCGGCGGCTACACCGACCTCGAGTGGGACGAGGCCACGCTCGGCCGCGGCAATCGCGACGAGGGACTCGCGGCCCAACTCCGCCTGCTCACCGGGGCCGAGTCGGCGATCGTGGTGAACAACTGCGCGAGCGCGCTGCTGCTCGCGCTGCACACGCTCGCCGCGGGACGCGCGGCGCTCGTGAGCCGGTCGGAGCTCGTGGAGATCGGCGGCTCGTTCCGCGTGCCGGAGATCATCGAGGCGAGCGGGTGCCGACTGCGCGAGGTCGGCACCACGAACCGCACCCGCGCCGCCGACTTCGAGCGCGCCGCGACCGACGGTGGCGCGGCGGTACTGCTCAAGGTGCACCAGTCGAACTTCGTGCAGCGCGGCTTCGTGGAGTCGGTATCGACCGACGAGATGGTGGCGCTCGGCCGCGCGCTCGGGGTACCGGTGCTGGAGGACAACGGCTCGGGGCTCGTGGTGCCTAACGGCGCGCCGCCGCTCGGCGACGAGCCGCACGTCGCCGCGAGCGTGGCGCGCGGCGTGGACGTCGTGTGCTTCAGCGGCGACAAGCTGCTCGGCGGCGTGCAGGCGGGGATCGTCGTCGGCCGAGCGCCGCTCGTGGACGCGATGCGGCGCAACCCGCTGTTCCGCGCGCTGCGCCTCGACAAGGTGCGCATCGCGCTGCTGCATCGCTGCCTCGCGCCGCACCTCGCGGGCGACGAGCGCGGGCTGCCGCTGTGGCGACTGTTCCACGCGGACGTGGACGAGGTGCGCGCGCGCGCGTCCACGCTGCGGCTGCCGTCATGGGCGCGGCCGGTGCCCCTCCGTGCCACGCTCGGCGGCGGCTCGAACCCGGAGGCCGACTTCCCGAGCTGGGGACTCGAGCTCGCGCATCCCACGCTCGGCGCGGAGCGCGTGCGGCGCGCGCTCGCCGGCCGCGACGTGCCGATCGTGGGCTACGTGCGGCAGGACCGCTGCTTCCTCGACGTGCGCACCGTGCTGCCGGCCGATCTTCCGGAGATCCAGGCGGCGCTCGACACGCTGGATCGTTAGGCATGCGGCTCATCGGCACCGCGGGACACATCGACCACGGCAAGTCGACGCTCGTGCAGGCGCTCACCGGCGTGCACCCGTCGCGGCTCCCCGAGGAGCGCGCGCGCGGCATGACGATCGACCTGGGCTACGCTCATCTCGACCACCCGGACGGGCACCGGCTCGGCGTGGTGGACGTGCCGGGGCACGAGAAGCTGGTGAAGAACATGGTCGCCGGCGCGACGGGGTTCGAGCTCGCGCTGTGGGTGGTCGACGCGCGCGAGAGCGTGATGCCGCAGTCGCGCGAGCACCTGCACATCCTGGAGCTGCTCGGCGTGCGCGCGCTGATGCCGGTGATCACGAAGGCCGCCGTGGCGACGGCCGAGCAGATCGAACGCACGGAGCGCGACGTGGCGTCGCTCGTGTCGGACGTCGCGCTGCCGGTGCTCGCGTCGCACGTGGTGGACTCGGTGAGCGGCGCGGGGATCGCGGAGCTGAAGCGCGCGATTTTCGCCGCGACGCGTGACCAACCTGCCGACGACGACGCGCCGCCGTACCTCGCGATCGACCGCGCGTTCAGCGTGAAGGGCGTGGGCACGGTGGTCACCGGCACGCTCGTGCGCGGCACGCTGGCCGAGGGCGACGAGGTCGTGGTGACGTCGGCGCCGGGCACGTGGCGCGTGCGCGCGCTCACGAACCATCACGCGCGCGTGGCGCGCATCGGCGCCGGTCACCGCGTGGGCGTGAACCTCGCCGGGCTGCATGCCGACGACGTGCGCCGCGGCGACGTTCTCGTGTCGCCCGCGCACCCGTATCGGGCGCGGCGGGTGAACGCGCGCCTGCGGTGGACACCCGACGCGCCCCGCGCGTGGAAGCACGGCGCACCGCTGCTGTTCCACGCGGGCTGCCTGGAGGTGGAGTGCCGGCTGTGGGGAACGGAGGAGGCGGACGGCGCGTCGTGGGCGCAGCTCGAGCTCTCGCGCGAGGCGTGCTTCTTTCCCGGACAGCGGTTCATCCTGCGCGGCGGCACCCCGCTCGCTACGGTGGGCGGTGGCGAGATCCTCGACCTCGCGCCCGACCGGCCGCGGCGCGTGACGATGGCGGAGCGCGCGGCGTACGTCGCACGCGCGCGCGGCGACGAGTGCCTGTCGGTCTACCACGCCGCCGCCGGCGCGACGGTGCTGGACCTCGCGGCGCTCGCGCGACGGTGGATGGTGGCCGAGGACACGCTGCGTCGCGACGTGGCGCGGAGCGCGTCGCTGCGACTGCTGACACCCGACGGGCCGCTCGCGTGGAGCACGAGCGCAGCGACCGCCGCGCGCGAGCGGCTCCGCCGGTGGCTCGACGCGGAGCCACGCGACGAGCACGCGGTGCCCTACGAGCGTGTCGCGCGCGAGCTTCGTCTGCCGCCGGCGCACGTGCAGGCGGTGATGCGAGCGCTGCTCGCGGCCGACGCCGAGTCGGCGTCACGCCTGCGGCTCGACGGCGCCGCGGCGGTCGTGCATCCGGGGCGCGTGGAGCTCGCGCCGGAGGACCAGCGGCTCGCCGACGCGCTGCTCGCGCGGCTGCGGCGCGAGTGGCTCAAGCCGTCGACGGTGGACGCGTACCGTGAGCTGCTCCCCGCCCCGCGCGGCGCCCTGGACCGCGTGGTGGCGCGGCTGTGCGAGGCGGGGCGGCTGGTGCGCGTGAGCCGCGACCTGGTGCTGCACGCCGACGCCGCGCGCGCGCTGCGCAACGCGCCGGCGCACTACGGGCTGGACGCCGTGCGCGCGGCGGAGTTCGGCCAGGCGTTAGGCCTCACGCGCAAGCACGGCATTCCCTATCTGGAGTTCCTGAACCGGGAGGGGATCATGCGGCGCGCGGGGGACGTGCACCATCGCGTGCGATGAGGAACGGCAGCGCACGATCTTCGGCTCGGCAGGGGCCGAGCTCACACGAGCCGGATGGTCGGCTCCGCGCGCGGCGTGAGCACGCCGAACGCCCGCAGATCGAGGCCGCGCTCGCGCGTCACGCGCAGGAACTCGTCGCGCCCCGCCGGATCGACGGCGACGAGGAGACCGCCGCTCGTCTGGGGGTCGCAGAGCAGGTCGCGCCACGCGTCGGGGAGCGGTGCGACGCGGTGGCCGTAGCTCGCGGCGTTGCGCGTCGTGCCGCCGGGGACCGCGCCTGACGCGATGTACCCGGCCGCCGACGCGAGGCGGGGTACGTCGTCGACGCGCACCTCGGCCGAGAGGCCGCTCGCGTCGCAGACCTCGAGCAGGTGGCCGAGCAGGCCGAAGCCCGTGACGTCGGTCATGGTCGCGACCGCGTCGAGGCGCGCGAGCGCGGGGCCGACGTCGTTCAGCGTCAGCATCAGCCTGCGGACCTCGGCGCAGTCGTCGTCGCGCAGGATCCCGCGCTTCATCGCCGTCGTCAGCACGCCGACGCCGAGCGGCTTCGTGAGATAGAGCTCGCAGCCAGCGCGCGCCTGCGCGTTCGTGCGCACGTCGGCGCGTCGCCCGGTGCCCGTGACGGCGAGGCCGAAGATCGGCTCGGGCGCGTCGATGCTGTGGCCGCCAGCGAGCGCGATGCCGGCCCGCGCGCACGCCTCGGTCGCGCCGCGCAGCACGTCGCCCGCGATCGCCGCGTCGAGCAGCGACACCGGCCAGCCGAGTATCGCGATGGCGAGGATCGGCGTGCCGCCCATCGCGTACACGTCGCTGATCGCGTTCGTCGCCGCGACGGCGCCGAAGTCGAACGCGTCGTCGACGATCGGCATGAAGAAGTCGGTCGTGCTGATGAGGACGCGCTCGTCGTCGAGCGCGTACACCGCCGCGTCGTCGCGCGCGCCGTGGCCGACGAGCAGCCGCGGATCCGCGAACCCCGGCCCGATGCCGTCGAGCATGCGGGTGAGCACCGCGGGGGAGATCTTGCAGCCGCAGCCGGCACCGTGCGCGTACTGCGTGAGCCGGACCGGCGATGCCGCGACGGACGTCATGGTTGCCTAACGGTACGGGCGCTGGCGGAAGCGTGCGGGAATCGAACCCACCAAACCCGGCGGAACCGGGTCGCATCGGTTTTGAAGACCGAGGAGGCCACCAGACCCCATCCGCCCCCATGCGCGCGCTGGGCCGTCCTGAACAGCGGGCCGGCCCAGCCACTCTAGCATGTGGGACGCCGCACGACCAGCGGCGCTCGTCCGTCGTCGTCGCCCCGACGTTCGACTCGGCCTCCAGCTGGAACACGCCGCCGGCGCTGCAGTCCTTCGCCTGGATCTTCGTGGAAGCCGGCCGCCGCGACGAGCCGCCCGCGCGCGACGTCGAGGACGTAGTGCACGCCGTCGTGCGGCGAGGACCACCGGTCGAACAGCAGCGTGCGGCCATCCTTCCACGCGAGATCGGAGAGCGGCCGCCAGTCGAACGGGATGCCGCGGACCTCGCGAACGCGATGCATGCGGCGATCGGCGACGTACAGCCGGACGCGCTGTCCGGTCGACACCGTGAACGCGTCGTAGCGTCGCGCGGGATCCGTGACGACGGTGTCACGCGTGGTGCCCCGCGCGAGCGTCGTGTCGGCCATCGCGACGTCCGCGAACTCCGCGCGCACGTCGAGCCGCTCGGCGTGCGGATGTCGGTGCGTGATCGGCGGCTGCGCGAGGCAGACGGCAGCGAGCAGGTGGGCGTGGAGTCTCACGGATTCATGACGACCCAGCCCGGGGCTCCGTTATCTCGCGCGGGGACGCCGGGAACGCGGAGAACACCATCGAACCGCAGAGGACTGTCCTCTTTGATCGAGCCACAGGTTCGAGGCGCTGGGCGAGTACCCTGGGGATCCAGCGGCGATGAAGAGGATCTCGAGATCTTTTCGATCGCCCTTGGATCCCCAGAGTACTCGCCTGCCACCTCGCCCCATCGGTGTGCTCGGCGGCCCTCTGCGTCCTCCGCGGTTCATTCACACAGCCAAGGCAGTGCTCCGCGTCCTCCGCGTCTCCGCGTGAGACAGCCCTACGCCAGCTCGTAGAAGAAGTCCACGAACGACTTCGCCGCGCCGTCCATGCCGACGACGTTCGGGTTCGTCGACTCGACGAGCCAGTACTCGTCCGGCGCGTGCGCGCCCGCGCCGTGGCCGAGCCCGAACTGTCCGGCGGGCAGATTCAGCGGGGGCGCGGTGAACGTCGCGCCGGGCCACGAACCGGCGAGCCGCGGCCAGAGCAGCGGGTCGACGCCGTTCTTGCGATACGTGGCCATCATCGCGTGCACGAGCTTCGAGTCGGCCGGCGTCTCGGTCGGATCGTAGCCGCCGGTCATGTTCACCTCGAGATCGCCGAAGCCGTGCTTCGCGAGGTGCGCCTTCACCCGCTCGAGCGTCTTCGCCGCCGTCATGTCGGGCACGAGCCGCATGTCGAGCTTCGCGACGGCGCGGTGCGGCAGGATCGTCTTGCCGCCGGGACCCGTGTAGCCGCCGACGAGCCCCTCGATGTTGATCGTCGGCTGCGAGACGAGGCGCACGAGCGAGTCGTGCCACGCCTCGTCGGCGATCCAGCGGGTGACGCCCAACGCCTTCTTCGTCTCGGCCTCGCTCATGCGCGGGATCGCGTCCTCGAGGATGCGCCGCTGCGCGTCGCCGATCGGGCGCACGTCGTCGAAGAACCCCTCCACGGCCGGCGTGTGGCCGTCGGGCTTCACCAGCGTGTTCAGCGCCTGCACGAGATGCCACGCGGGGCTGTCGACCTGCGCGGCGAGGCTCGAGTGAACGTCGCGCGCCGGGCCGCGCCCCCACTTCTCGCCCGACGCGACGAGCTCCAGCTCGATCACGCCCTTCGCGCCGAGGTTCACCTGCACGCGGCCGTCGAGGCCCTGGTTGCCTAACGGGATGACGACGCCGACGCACCGATGCAGCGCGGCCTGCACCTCGGGTGTCAGCACGATCTGCCGGAAGCTCGGGCTGCCGATCTCCTCCTCGCCCTCGGCCACGAGCACGAGGTTCACGGGCAGCTTCACGTTCGCCGCGCGGAACGCATGCAGCGCGGCGAGGCACGCGACCTCGGGGCCCTTCTGGTTCGTCGCGCCACGGCCGACGATCACCGTGCCGACGCCCTCCTTCTTCACCAGCCGACCCTCGAGCGGCGGGGAACTCCACTCCGCCGGGTCGAACTGCTTCACGTCGTACATGAAGTAGAGGCCGAGCCACGTGCGCGCCCCGACGTCGAGCGTGCCGAACACGCCGGGCTTCCCGCTCGTCGGCACGAGGCGCGCGTTCGCGAACCCGGCGTCGCGCGCGAGCCGCGCCATGTATTCGGCGCCCTGCGGGTAGTTGCGGTTCTCCGCCGCGATGGACGGGAACGCGATCCAGTCGCGGAGCATCGTGAGGGCGGCGGCGTGGCCCGACGCGATCTTCGCGATCACCGCGTCGCGGTCGGCGGCGGCATGGGCGCCTAACGGAGACGGCAGGCCGCCGAGGGCGAGCCCCGCGACGCCGGCGGCAGCGCCGTGCACGAACGTGCGTCGGTCGATCGAGTTGCTGCGCTCCATCGCGGCCTCCGTGGCTGTGCGCGCTCAGGCGCCCGCGGTCTCGAGGGCGGCGCGCCGCCCCTGTGCGAGCGCGCCCGTCGCGCTCTGGTGTCCGTTCAGCTCCGAGTGCGCGATCGCGATCCGCCCGTAGCCGCGCGCGACGATCTCGCGCGGTGCGGGCTCGCCGTCGCGTCCATAGTACCACCCCGGCGGCTGCACGAGCCGCGCGTGGCCCCACCGGTTCAGGATGATCCCCGCGACGTCGCGCCGCGGGTCG carries:
- the selB gene encoding selenocysteine-specific translation elongation factor, which encodes MRLIGTAGHIDHGKSTLVQALTGVHPSRLPEERARGMTIDLGYAHLDHPDGHRLGVVDVPGHEKLVKNMVAGATGFELALWVVDARESVMPQSREHLHILELLGVRALMPVITKAAVATAEQIERTERDVASLVSDVALPVLASHVVDSVSGAGIAELKRAIFAATRDQPADDDAPPYLAIDRAFSVKGVGTVVTGTLVRGTLAEGDEVVVTSAPGTWRVRALTNHHARVARIGAGHRVGVNLAGLHADDVRRGDVLVSPAHPYRARRVNARLRWTPDAPRAWKHGAPLLFHAGCLEVECRLWGTEEADGASWAQLELSREACFFPGQRFILRGGTPLATVGGGEILDLAPDRPRRVTMAERAAYVARARGDECLSVYHAAAGATVLDLAALARRWMVAEDTLRRDVARSASLRLLTPDGPLAWSTSAATAARERLRRWLDAEPRDEHAVPYERVARELRLPPAHVQAVMRALLAADAESASRLRLDGAAAVVHPGRVELAPEDQRLADALLARLRREWLKPSTVDAYRELLPAPRGALDRVVARLCEAGRLVRVSRDLVLHADAARALRNAPAHYGLDAVRAAEFGQALGLTRKHGIPYLEFLNREGIMRRAGDVHHRVR
- the selD gene encoding selenide, water dikinase SelD; amino-acid sequence: MTSVAASPVRLTQYAHGAGCGCKISPAVLTRMLDGIGPGFADPRLLVGHGARDDAAVYALDDERVLISTTDFFMPIVDDAFDFGAVAATNAISDVYAMGGTPILAIAILGWPVSLLDAAIAGDVLRGATEACARAGIALAGGHSIDAPEPIFGLAVTGTGRRADVRTNAQARAGCELYLTKPLGVGVLTTAMKRGILRDDDCAEVRRLMLTLNDVGPALARLDAVATMTDVTGFGLLGHLLEVCDASGLSAEVRVDDVPRLASAAGYIASGAVPGGTTRNAASYGHRVAPLPDAWRDLLCDPQTSGGLLVAVDPAGRDEFLRVTRERGLDLRAFGVLTPRAEPTIRLV
- the selA gene encoding L-seryl-tRNA(Sec) selenium transferase, with amino-acid sequence MSDTPALARLPSVDEVLRHPAFAAAAGGLADAYRTRLVRQTIQTRRRRLLDDPPADGADVRADVVADCAREARALARPFPRRVINATGVLLHTNLGRAPLGELLAGLEDTLGGYTDLEWDEATLGRGNRDEGLAAQLRLLTGAESAIVVNNCASALLLALHTLAAGRAALVSRSELVEIGGSFRVPEIIEASGCRLREVGTTNRTRAADFERAATDGGAAVLLKVHQSNFVQRGFVESVSTDEMVALGRALGVPVLEDNGSGLVVPNGAPPLGDEPHVAASVARGVDVVCFSGDKLLGGVQAGIVVGRAPLVDAMRRNPLFRALRLDKVRIALLHRCLAPHLAGDERGLPLWRLFHADVDEVRARASTLRLPSWARPVPLRATLGGGSNPEADFPSWGLELAHPTLGAERVRRALAGRDVPIVGYVRQDRCFLDVRTVLPADLPEIQAALDTLDR
- a CDS encoding M20/M25/M40 family metallo-hydrolase, translating into MERSNSIDRRTFVHGAAAGVAGLALGGLPSPLGAHAAADRDAVIAKIASGHAAALTMLRDWIAFPSIAAENRNYPQGAEYMARLARDAGFANARLVPTSGKPGVFGTLDVGARTWLGLYFMYDVKQFDPAEWSSPPLEGRLVKKEGVGTVIVGRGATNQKGPEVACLAALHAFRAANVKLPVNLVLVAEGEEEIGSPSFRQIVLTPEVQAALHRCVGVVIPLGNQGLDGRVQVNLGAKGVIELELVASGEKWGRGPARDVHSSLAAQVDSPAWHLVQALNTLVKPDGHTPAVEGFFDDVRPIGDAQRRILEDAIPRMSEAETKKALGVTRWIADEAWHDSLVRLVSQPTINIEGLVGGYTGPGGKTILPHRAVAKLDMRLVPDMTAAKTLERVKAHLAKHGFGDLEVNMTGGYDPTETPADSKLVHAMMATYRKNGVDPLLWPRLAGSWPGATFTAPPLNLPAGQFGLGHGAGAHAPDEYWLVESTNPNVVGMDGAAKSFVDFFYELA